One window from the genome of Pseudomonas frederiksbergensis encodes:
- a CDS encoding putative bifunctional diguanylate cyclase/phosphodiesterase — protein MSTPVEPLRLLLLAETPEWSAILRECLAPLGPSVVLISAPSWDSVSSLFEDNRNAVLLTVATLQPGPGRCRLPTVLLLEHEPAASPDGVSDWLVRDTLDEATLRRCLRHVRERGVLENTLQRLAEQDPLTGIANRQGFQTLLAARLAENEGRGLALGHLDLDNFRHANDALGHQAGDRLILQVVSRLKGALEAGDQLARLGSDEFALLIDTRRAPQRAEWMAERITEAMAEPYWVDGESLLIGCSLGIAHARAQAGADPLMWHAHIAMQQAKSTQGCTFHIFNERINRNARSLADLESELRRALRRDELELHYQPRLNLADGTIVGLEALVRWRHGERGLLPPSEFVPLAEQSGLIVPLGYWVISRALRDMQALRERGLAPLHMAINLSFRQFQDSQLLPTLSRLIAERGVEAQWLEFELTETAVMRRSELVKQTMDALGRLGVRFSLDDFGTGFSSFVHLNSLPIALLKIDKSFVGGMEQREENRKLVHAMINLAHNLNLEVVAEGVETREQLDLLRGFGCDQVQGFLISKPLPLVELVEYLTFEGDQQSMLEIS, from the coding sequence TTGTCTACGCCTGTCGAACCCTTGCGTTTGCTGTTGTTGGCCGAAACGCCTGAGTGGTCAGCGATACTGCGCGAGTGCCTGGCGCCCTTGGGGCCCTCGGTCGTGTTGATCAGTGCCCCGAGCTGGGACTCGGTCAGCAGCCTGTTCGAGGACAACCGCAACGCGGTGCTGCTGACCGTTGCTACCCTGCAGCCGGGGCCGGGACGTTGTCGTCTGCCGACGGTTCTGTTGCTTGAGCACGAGCCTGCGGCGTCCCCGGATGGCGTCAGCGACTGGCTGGTGCGCGACACCCTCGACGAGGCGACGCTGCGCCGTTGCCTGCGCCACGTGCGCGAGCGAGGGGTGCTGGAAAACACCCTGCAACGGCTCGCCGAGCAGGACCCTTTGACCGGCATCGCCAACCGGCAGGGCTTCCAGACCTTGCTGGCGGCGCGCCTGGCTGAAAACGAAGGCCGTGGCCTGGCCCTCGGTCACCTGGATCTCGACAATTTCCGCCACGCCAATGACGCCCTCGGCCACCAGGCCGGCGATCGTTTGATTCTCCAAGTGGTCTCGCGGCTCAAGGGCGCGCTGGAGGCCGGCGATCAGTTGGCCCGGCTGGGGAGCGACGAGTTCGCCCTGTTGATCGACACCCGCCGCGCGCCCCAACGAGCGGAGTGGATGGCCGAACGCATCACCGAAGCCATGGCCGAACCCTACTGGGTGGACGGTGAAAGCCTGTTGATCGGTTGCAGCCTGGGCATTGCCCACGCCCGGGCGCAGGCCGGCGCGGACCCCTTGATGTGGCATGCCCATATTGCCATGCAGCAGGCCAAGAGCACCCAAGGCTGCACCTTTCACATCTTCAATGAGCGCATCAACCGCAATGCCCGCAGCCTCGCCGACCTGGAAAGCGAGCTGCGACGGGCATTGCGTCGTGATGAACTGGAATTGCATTACCAGCCTCGGCTGAACCTGGCCGATGGCACGATTGTCGGCCTCGAAGCCCTGGTGCGCTGGCGTCATGGCGAGCGCGGGTTGTTGCCGCCGAGTGAGTTCGTGCCGCTGGCCGAGCAAAGTGGCCTCATCGTGCCGTTGGGCTACTGGGTGATCTCCCGTGCCCTGCGCGATATGCAGGCCCTGCGCGAGCGCGGGCTGGCGCCGCTGCACATGGCGATCAACCTGTCGTTCCGGCAGTTCCAGGACAGCCAACTGCTGCCGACCCTGAGTCGACTGATTGCCGAACGCGGCGTCGAAGCCCAGTGGCTGGAATTCGAACTCACCGAAACTGCCGTCATGCGTCGCAGCGAACTGGTCAAGCAGACCATGGATGCCCTGGGACGCCTGGGGGTGCGGTTTTCCCTGGACGATTTCGGCACCGGGTTCTCTTCGTTCGTGCATCTCAACAGCCTGCCGATTGCGCTGCTCAAGATCGACAAGAGCTTCGTCGGCGGCATGGAACAGCGTGAGGAGAACCGCAAGCTGGTGCACGCGATGATCAACCTGGCCCATAACCTCAACCTCGAAGTGGTGGCCGAAGGCGTCGAGACCCGCGAGCAGTTGGACTTGCTGCGCGGTTTCGGATGCGATCAGGTGCAGGGGTTCCTGATCAGCAAGCCGTTGCCGCTGGTGGAGTTGGTGGAATACCTGACGTTCGAGGGTGACCAGCAATCGATGCTGGAAATCAGCTGA
- the rep gene encoding DNA helicase Rep, protein MSRLNPRQQEAVNYVGGPLLVLAGAGSGKTSVITRKIAHLIQNCGIRAQYIVAMTFTNKAAREMKERVGGLLRAGEGRGLTVCTFHNLGLNIIRKEHARLGYKPGFSIFDETDVKALMTDIMQKEYSGDDGVDEIKNMIGAWKNDLILPPEALENARNPKEQTAAIVYAHYQRTLKAFNAVDFDDLILLPVKLFQDHADILEKWQNKVRYLLVDEYQDTNASQYLLVKLLIGKRNQFTVVGDDDQSIYAWRGARPENLMLLKEDYPSLKVVMLEQNYRSTSRILRCANVLISNNPHEFEKQLWSEMGHGDEIRVIRCRNEDAEAERVAMEILSLHLRTDRPYSDFAILYRGNYQAKLIELKLQHHQVPYRLSGGNSFFGRQEVKDLMAYFRLIVNPDDDNAFLRVINVPRREIGSTTLEKLGNYATERKISMYAATDEIGLGEHLDSRFTDRLARFKRFMDKVREQCAGEDPISALRSMVMDIDYENWLRTNSSSDKAADYRMSNVWFLIEALKNTLEKDEDGDMTVEDAIGKLVLRDMLERQQEEEEGAEGVQMMTLHASKGLEFPYVFIMGMEEEILPHRSSIEADTIEEERRLAYVGITRARQTLAFTFAAKRKQYGEVIDCAPSRFLDELPPDDLAWEGNDDTPTEVKAVRGNNALADIRAMLKR, encoded by the coding sequence ATGTCCCGACTCAATCCCCGGCAGCAAGAAGCCGTGAACTATGTCGGCGGCCCTCTTTTGGTGCTCGCCGGTGCAGGCTCCGGCAAGACCAGCGTGATCACCCGCAAGATCGCGCATTTGATCCAGAACTGCGGCATCCGCGCCCAATACATCGTCGCCATGACCTTCACCAACAAGGCCGCCCGGGAAATGAAAGAGCGGGTCGGTGGCCTGTTGCGCGCTGGCGAAGGCCGCGGCCTGACGGTCTGCACCTTTCACAACCTGGGCCTGAACATCATCCGCAAGGAACACGCGCGGCTGGGCTACAAACCGGGCTTCTCGATTTTCGACGAGACCGACGTCAAGGCCCTGATGACCGACATCATGCAGAAGGAGTACTCGGGCGACGACGGCGTGGATGAGATCAAGAACATGATCGGCGCCTGGAAAAACGACCTGATCCTGCCGCCCGAGGCCCTGGAAAACGCCCGCAACCCCAAAGAACAGACCGCCGCCATCGTCTATGCCCACTACCAGCGCACGCTCAAGGCGTTCAACGCGGTGGACTTCGACGACCTGATCCTGTTGCCGGTCAAGCTGTTCCAGGACCACGCCGACATCCTCGAGAAATGGCAGAACAAGGTCCGCTACCTGCTCGTGGACGAATACCAGGACACCAACGCCAGCCAGTATCTGCTGGTGAAGTTGCTGATCGGCAAACGCAACCAGTTCACCGTGGTGGGCGACGATGACCAGTCGATCTACGCGTGGCGCGGCGCACGGCCGGAAAACCTCATGTTGCTCAAGGAAGACTATCCCTCGCTCAAAGTGGTGATGCTGGAGCAGAACTACCGCTCCACCAGTCGCATCCTGCGCTGCGCCAACGTGCTGATTTCCAACAACCCCCACGAGTTCGAAAAGCAACTGTGGAGCGAAATGGGGCACGGCGATGAAATCCGCGTGATCCGTTGCCGCAACGAAGACGCCGAAGCCGAGCGCGTGGCCATGGAAATCCTCAGCCTGCACCTGCGCACCGACCGGCCGTACAGCGACTTTGCGATCCTGTACCGCGGCAACTACCAGGCCAAGCTGATCGAGCTGAAATTGCAGCATCACCAGGTTCCCTATCGCCTGTCGGGGGGCAACAGCTTTTTCGGTCGCCAGGAAGTGAAGGACCTGATGGCCTACTTCCGCCTGATCGTGAACCCGGACGACGACAACGCCTTCCTGCGGGTGATCAACGTGCCGCGCCGGGAAATCGGTTCGACCACGCTTGAAAAACTCGGCAACTACGCCACCGAGCGCAAGATCTCGATGTACGCCGCCACCGACGAAATCGGCCTGGGCGAGCACCTGGACAGCCGCTTCACCGACCGCCTGGCGCGCTTCAAGCGTTTCATGGACAAGGTCCGCGAGCAGTGCGCCGGGGAAGATCCGATCTCGGCGCTGCGCAGCATGGTCATGGACATCGACTACGAGAACTGGCTGCGCACCAACAGCTCCAGCGACAAGGCCGCCGACTACCGCATGAGCAACGTCTGGTTCCTGATCGAGGCGTTGAAGAACACCCTGGAAAAAGACGAAGACGGCGACATGACCGTCGAGGACGCCATCGGCAAGCTCGTGTTGCGGGACATGCTCGAACGCCAACAGGAAGAGGAAGAAGGCGCCGAGGGCGTGCAGATGATGACGCTGCATGCCTCCAAGGGCCTGGAATTTCCCTACGTGTTCATCATGGGCATGGAAGAAGAAATCCTGCCGCACCGCTCCAGCATCGAGGCCGACACCATCGAAGAAGAACGGCGCCTGGCCTATGTCGGCATTACCCGGGCACGCCAGACGCTGGCCTTCACCTTCGCCGCCAAGCGCAAGCAATACGGCGAGGTGATCGACTGCGCCCCGAGCCGCTTCCTCGATGAGCTGCCGCCGGACGACCTGGCGTGGGAAGGCAACGACGACACGCCGACGGAAGTCAAAGCCGTTCGCGGCAACAATGCCCTGGCGGATATACGCGCGATGTTGAAGCGTTAG
- a CDS encoding methyl-accepting chemotaxis protein produces the protein MSQPRARIASQLGLALAVILAVVISGSTVFALRSLDAANLSTREEHLASEARLMADQLNTFHSTLRESTQRLAGLFEKRFSAGLSVHPDQPVTVAGVQTPGLSLGNEVLNNNFKEVDEFKAMTAGVATIFVRSGDDFIRVSTSVSKQDGTRAIGTVLDRAGPAYGPVISGQSYIGRALLFGRFYMSQYTPVRDTSGKIIAVLYVGFDYTDAQNAQFENLKRFRIGQTGSLALLDEQNKWLVPPAGVQALDNATAAITALIKKPGKGAFWADTAEEFYSVAVPFEGGPWAVVASMPKTEINAVTWSVGTQLAIGSLLAMLLAVGAAVWLLRSKLAPLGDLVRQAEALGAGDLSVRLNVSSHDEIGQLARAFNQMSHALSTMVEHIRKASQEVNSRAQALSGLSSGAYEGMEQQSGEITSMAGAVEEFSATSLNIADNMGNTERLAQDNAQQTRIGRTSMEEASSSLEQIAGALNSTATVINTLGQRSQEIGGIVGVITSIAEQTNLLALNAAIEAARAGEQGRGFAVVADEVRSLASRTRQATDEISGMINSIQQETGNAISTMEKGNLLMQEGLSRNANVASALARIDEQSRSAGQQFAAITTATQEQSSTATLLSSNLQSIAMANSEQREVVSNLAITAKELEKLAQDLRKEVDRFR, from the coding sequence ATGTCTCAACCCCGTGCCCGGATCGCCTCGCAGCTAGGCCTTGCCCTCGCCGTGATATTGGCGGTCGTGATCTCCGGCAGTACCGTCTTTGCCTTGCGTTCGCTGGACGCCGCAAACCTTTCCACCCGTGAAGAGCACTTGGCCAGCGAAGCGCGCCTGATGGCCGACCAGCTCAATACGTTCCACAGTACGTTGCGCGAAAGCACGCAGCGGCTGGCGGGGCTGTTCGAGAAGCGTTTCAGCGCAGGCTTGAGCGTGCACCCGGACCAGCCGGTGACGGTGGCGGGCGTGCAGACTCCTGGCTTGAGCCTGGGCAATGAAGTGCTGAACAACAACTTCAAGGAAGTTGATGAGTTCAAGGCGATGACCGCCGGGGTAGCCACGATATTCGTGCGCAGCGGTGACGATTTCATCCGCGTCAGTACATCGGTCAGCAAGCAGGACGGGACAAGGGCCATCGGCACTGTGCTCGACCGTGCCGGCCCGGCTTATGGCCCGGTGATCAGCGGCCAGAGCTATATCGGCCGAGCCTTGCTTTTCGGACGTTTCTACATGTCGCAGTACACCCCTGTACGCGACACCAGCGGCAAGATCATTGCGGTGCTGTATGTAGGATTCGATTACACCGATGCGCAGAATGCGCAATTCGAAAACCTCAAGCGGTTCCGCATCGGCCAGACCGGTTCGCTGGCGTTGTTGGACGAACAGAACAAATGGCTGGTGCCGCCGGCTGGCGTGCAGGCGCTCGACAACGCTACCGCCGCCATCACGGCGCTGATCAAGAAGCCGGGCAAGGGTGCCTTCTGGGCCGACACCGCGGAAGAATTCTACAGTGTCGCCGTGCCGTTCGAGGGCGGGCCTTGGGCCGTCGTGGCGAGCATGCCGAAAACCGAGATCAACGCAGTGACCTGGAGCGTCGGCACACAACTGGCGATCGGCAGCCTGCTGGCCATGTTGCTGGCGGTAGGCGCGGCGGTGTGGCTGTTGCGCAGCAAACTGGCTCCGCTCGGCGACTTGGTGCGTCAGGCCGAAGCATTGGGTGCCGGCGACCTGAGCGTGCGCCTGAATGTTTCGAGCCACGATGAAATCGGCCAACTGGCCCGTGCGTTCAACCAGATGAGCCACGCCTTGTCGACCATGGTCGAGCACATCCGCAAAGCTTCGCAAGAGGTCAATAGTCGTGCCCAGGCGCTGTCCGGATTGTCCAGCGGCGCGTACGAAGGGATGGAGCAGCAGTCCGGAGAAATCACCAGCATGGCCGGGGCAGTGGAAGAGTTCAGCGCCACCTCGCTGAACATCGCCGATAACATGGGCAATACCGAACGCCTGGCCCAGGACAATGCCCAGCAAACCCGGATCGGTCGGACCTCGATGGAGGAAGCATCGTCGTCCCTGGAGCAGATTGCTGGTGCCTTGAACAGCACTGCCACGGTCATCAACACACTGGGCCAGCGCTCCCAGGAAATCGGCGGCATCGTCGGTGTGATCACCTCGATTGCCGAGCAAACCAACCTGCTGGCGCTGAACGCCGCCATCGAAGCCGCCCGAGCCGGCGAACAAGGTCGTGGTTTTGCCGTCGTGGCCGACGAGGTTCGTAGCCTGGCCTCGCGCACTCGCCAGGCCACCGACGAAATTTCCGGGATGATCAACAGCATCCAGCAAGAAACCGGCAACGCCATCAGCACGATGGAGAAGGGCAATCTGCTCATGCAGGAAGGCTTGTCGCGTAACGCCAACGTGGCCTCGGCCCTGGCGCGAATCGATGAGCAAAGCCGCTCCGCCGGCCAGCAATTCGCTGCGATCACCACCGCGACCCAGGAACAAAGCAGCACCGCGACCCTGCTGAGCAGCAACTTGCAGAGCATTGCGATGGCCAACAGCGAACAGCGCGAAGTGGTGTCGAACCTGGCGATCACCGCCAAGGAACTTGAAAAACTGGCGCAGGACCTGCGCAAGGAAGTCGATCGGTTCCGCTGA
- a CDS encoding acetyl-CoA hydrolase/transferase C-terminal domain-containing protein, whose protein sequence is MVQLCSIEQAVDDVLERLPTHIHLGMPLGLGKPNLFANALYRRIAQLPERQLTLYTALSLGRPSLGDGLQKRFLEPFVERVFGDYPELDYLADLQRDSLPANIRVQQFFMQPGSLLHSASAQQDYVSSNYSHAARDINGAGLNLIAQLVASDPEHPDRLSLSCNPDITLDLLPMIAKRREAGETILMVGQVHSDLPYMPGDAEIGIDDFDLLIDEKDSHTLFSTPNMPVGIQDHLIGLHASTLVRDGGTLQIGIGSMGDALTAALLARQADNAGYQALLADVNLSQWAQLIEREGGVEPFAKGLYGCSEMFVNGLLVLAEAGIIRRKVYPDEPTQAQANAGTLDEAAQPDGICIHGGFFLGPSSFYERLRELPQSRLREFNMTRISYINELYGQEQLKRLQRIDARFINTVFTMTLMGAGVADQLEDGRVLSGVGGQYNFVAQGHALEGARSILLLRSWRESGGVVSSNIVWDYGHCTIPRHLRDIVVTEYGIADLRGKTDAAVIEALLNISDSRFQPGLIEQAQNAGKLPKDFRLDPRFADNTSERLQAIQARHPNLFPEYPLGCDFDGVERDLLRALNWLKSKFKLTEILELGKAALDAPEPWEFAGHLERMQLTTPEGLKEELYQRLLLAGLKATAP, encoded by the coding sequence ATGGTGCAGTTGTGTTCAATCGAACAGGCGGTGGATGATGTGCTTGAGCGCCTGCCCACGCATATCCACCTCGGCATGCCCCTGGGGCTGGGCAAGCCCAACTTGTTCGCCAACGCGCTGTACCGGCGCATCGCGCAACTGCCCGAGCGACAACTGACCCTCTACACGGCGCTGAGCCTGGGCCGACCGAGCCTGGGCGATGGGTTGCAGAAGCGCTTCCTCGAACCCTTCGTCGAACGGGTCTTCGGCGATTATCCCGAACTCGATTACCTCGCCGACCTGCAGCGCGACAGCCTGCCGGCCAATATACGCGTCCAACAATTCTTCATGCAGCCCGGCAGCCTTCTGCACAGCGCGTCCGCCCAGCAGGACTATGTCAGCAGCAACTACAGCCACGCGGCCCGGGACATCAACGGGGCCGGCCTGAACCTGATCGCCCAACTGGTGGCGAGCGATCCCGAGCATCCGGATCGCTTGAGCCTGAGCTGCAACCCGGACATTACCCTGGATCTGTTGCCGATGATTGCCAAGCGGCGCGAGGCGGGGGAAACGATTCTCATGGTTGGCCAGGTCCATAGCGATTTGCCCTATATGCCTGGGGATGCGGAAATAGGCATCGACGACTTCGACTTGCTGATCGACGAAAAGGACAGCCACACGCTGTTCTCCACACCGAACATGCCGGTGGGTATCCAGGACCACCTGATCGGCCTGCACGCCAGTACCTTGGTGCGCGACGGCGGTACGTTGCAGATCGGCATCGGCTCCATGGGCGACGCATTGACGGCGGCACTGCTGGCGCGCCAAGCCGATAACGCCGGTTACCAGGCCCTGCTGGCAGATGTGAACCTCAGCCAGTGGGCGCAGTTGATCGAGCGTGAGGGCGGCGTCGAGCCATTCGCCAAGGGGCTGTATGGATGCAGTGAGATGTTCGTCAACGGTTTGCTGGTGCTGGCGGAGGCCGGGATCATCCGGCGCAAGGTCTATCCCGACGAGCCGACCCAGGCGCAGGCCAACGCCGGGACACTCGACGAGGCGGCGCAACCCGACGGCATTTGCATACACGGTGGGTTCTTCCTCGGTCCGAGCAGTTTCTACGAGCGTCTGCGGGAGCTGCCGCAGAGCCGTCTGCGTGAATTCAACATGACGCGCATCAGCTATATCAACGAGTTGTACGGCCAGGAGCAGCTCAAGCGCTTGCAGCGCATCGATGCACGCTTCATCAACACCGTCTTCACCATGACCTTGATGGGTGCCGGGGTGGCCGATCAATTGGAAGATGGGCGGGTACTCAGCGGCGTGGGCGGGCAGTACAACTTCGTTGCCCAGGGGCATGCGCTGGAAGGAGCGCGCTCGATCCTGCTGTTGCGCAGTTGGCGAGAGTCAGGAGGGGTGGTCAGTTCCAATATTGTCTGGGACTACGGGCACTGCACGATTCCCCGGCACCTGCGCGACATCGTGGTAACCGAGTACGGCATCGCCGACCTGCGGGGCAAGACCGACGCCGCGGTGATCGAGGCGTTGCTGAATATCAGCGACTCGCGCTTCCAGCCCGGGCTGATCGAGCAAGCGCAAAATGCTGGCAAGCTGCCGAAGGATTTTCGTCTCGATCCACGCTTTGCCGACAATACATCGGAGCGTTTGCAGGCGATCCAGGCACGGCATCCGAACCTGTTTCCCGAATATCCGCTGGGCTGCGATTTCGATGGGGTCGAGCGGGACTTGTTGCGGGCGCTGAACTGGCTCAAGAGCAAGTTCAAGCTCACCGAGATTCTGGAACTGGGCAAAGCCGCGCTGGATGCGCCGGAGCCCTGGGAGTTTGCCGGGCATCTGGAGCGGATGCAGTTGACGACCCCGGAAGGGCTGAAGGAGGAGTTGTACCAGCGGCTGCTGCTGGCGGGACTCAAGGCGACTGCACCTTAG
- a CDS encoding NorM family multidrug efflux MATE transporter, which yields MIMQHPARTELWAILRLAGPLIASQLAHMLMVLTDTLMMARLSPEALAGGGLGAATYSFVSIFCIGVIAAVGTLVAIRQGAGDIEGATRLTQAGLWLAWLMALVAGLLLWNLKPVLLMFGQTETNVLSAGQFLLALPFALPGYLSFMALRGFTSAIGRATPVMVISLGGTVANFLLNYALITGMFGLPKLGLMGIGLVTAIVANCMALALAWHIHRHPAYRAYPLLAGLSRPNRQYLKELWRLGLPIGGTYAVEVGLFAFAALCMGTMGSTPLAAHQIALQIVSVAFMVPAGMSYAITMRIGQHYGAGQLLMARLAGRVGIGFGAAAMLAFAMVFWLLPNQLIGLFLDHEDPAFRPVIELAVSLLAVAAWFELFDGTQTIAMGCIRGLKDAKTTFLVGLGCYWLIGAPAAWWMAFQLHWGPTGVWWGLALGLACAAVSLTLAFEWKMKRMILSEPGQRSFEAIQAK from the coding sequence ATGATCATGCAGCATCCTGCGCGTACCGAACTCTGGGCCATCCTGCGGCTGGCTGGGCCGTTGATTGCTTCGCAGTTGGCGCACATGTTGATGGTGCTGACCGACACCCTGATGATGGCTCGCCTGAGCCCCGAGGCCTTGGCGGGCGGCGGGCTTGGGGCGGCGACCTATTCGTTCGTGTCGATTTTCTGCATCGGCGTGATCGCGGCGGTGGGCACCTTGGTAGCGATCCGCCAGGGCGCCGGCGACATCGAAGGCGCCACCCGGCTGACCCAAGCCGGATTATGGCTGGCCTGGTTGATGGCGCTGGTGGCCGGCCTGCTGCTGTGGAATCTCAAGCCGGTGCTGCTGATGTTCGGCCAGACCGAAACCAACGTGCTTTCCGCCGGGCAGTTTCTGCTGGCACTGCCGTTCGCGCTGCCCGGTTATTTGAGCTTCATGGCGCTGCGTGGCTTTACCAGCGCCATCGGGCGGGCCACGCCGGTGATGGTGATCAGCCTCGGCGGCACGGTGGCCAACTTCCTGCTCAACTATGCGCTCATCACCGGCATGTTCGGCCTGCCAAAGCTCGGCCTGATGGGAATCGGCCTGGTCACGGCCATCGTCGCCAACTGCATGGCACTGGCGCTGGCCTGGCACATTCATCGGCACCCGGCCTATCGTGCCTACCCATTGCTTGCCGGGCTGTCGCGGCCCAACCGCCAATACCTCAAGGAGCTGTGGCGCCTGGGCCTGCCGATTGGCGGCACTTACGCAGTGGAAGTCGGTCTGTTCGCGTTCGCTGCCCTGTGCATGGGCACCATGGGCAGCACGCCGCTGGCGGCGCACCAGATCGCCCTGCAGATCGTCTCGGTGGCCTTCATGGTTCCGGCGGGCATGTCCTACGCCATCACCATGCGCATCGGCCAGCATTACGGTGCCGGGCAATTGCTCATGGCGCGCCTGGCCGGGAGGGTCGGGATCGGCTTTGGCGCGGCCGCCATGCTGGCGTTTGCCATGGTGTTCTGGCTGCTGCCGAATCAGTTGATCGGCCTGTTCCTGGACCATGAAGACCCGGCGTTCCGCCCGGTCATCGAGCTGGCGGTGAGCCTGTTGGCCGTGGCGGCGTGGTTCGAGCTGTTCGACGGTACGCAAACCATTGCCATGGGCTGCATCCGCGGACTGAAGGACGCCAAGACCACCTTTCTGGTCGGCCTGGGCTGCTACTGGCTGATCGGCGCGCCGGCGGCGTGGTGGATGGCTTTCCAATTGCACTGGGGCCCAACCGGCGTCTGGTGGGGCCTGGCGCTGGGGCTGGCCTGCGCGGCGGTGAGCCTGACGTTGGCATTTGAGTGGAAGATGAAGCGGATGATTCTCAGCGAGCCGGGGCAGCGCAGCTTCGAAGCGATCCAGGCCAAATGA
- a CDS encoding LysR substrate-binding domain-containing protein, giving the protein MSRRLPPLYALRAFEAAARYSSFTRAAEELSITQSAVSRHIRTLEDHFACRLFQRSGRNLQLTEAARLLLPGVREGFMALERACHTLHGEDGILRMKAPSTLTMRWLLARLSRFRHLQPGNEVQLTSAWMDVDSVDFNTEPFDCAVLLGNGHFPADWEASLLFPEELIPVGAPNLLNDQPWDAARLAKAELLHPTPDRRDWRNWLQRMGLSDKVSLRGGQVFDTLELGMIAAARGYGVSMGDLLMVAEDVAQGRLSLPWPTAVASGEHYYLVWPKTRPGGERLRRLSDFLQGEVKAMQLPEVERLG; this is encoded by the coding sequence ATGTCTCGTCGTCTTCCTCCGCTTTATGCGCTACGGGCATTCGAGGCCGCCGCGCGCTACAGCTCGTTCACCCGCGCCGCCGAGGAGCTCTCGATCACCCAGAGCGCCGTCAGCCGGCACATCCGCACGTTGGAAGATCACTTTGCCTGTCGGCTGTTCCAGCGCAGCGGGCGCAACCTGCAACTGACCGAGGCGGCGCGCCTGCTGTTGCCGGGCGTGCGGGAAGGGTTCATGGCGCTGGAGCGGGCCTGCCACACGTTGCATGGCGAGGACGGCATCCTGCGGATGAAGGCGCCGTCGACCCTGACCATGCGCTGGCTGCTGGCGCGCCTGAGCCGCTTCCGTCATTTGCAACCCGGCAACGAAGTGCAACTGACGAGCGCCTGGATGGACGTCGATTCGGTGGATTTCAACACCGAGCCCTTCGACTGCGCGGTACTGCTGGGCAATGGGCATTTTCCTGCGGATTGGGAGGCCAGCTTGCTGTTCCCCGAGGAATTGATCCCGGTAGGCGCTCCGAATTTGCTCAATGATCAGCCTTGGGATGCGGCGCGATTGGCCAAGGCCGAGCTGTTGCACCCCACTCCGGATCGCCGGGACTGGCGCAATTGGTTGCAGCGCATGGGCTTGTCGGACAAGGTCTCGCTCAGGGGCGGGCAGGTGTTCGATACGTTGGAGCTGGGCATGATCGCGGCCGCGCGTGGCTACGGTGTGTCCATGGGGGATTTGTTGATGGTCGCCGAGGATGTGGCCCAGGGACGCTTGAGCCTGCCGTGGCCGACGGCCGTTGCCAGCGGCGAGCATTATTATTTGGTCTGGCCGAAAACCCGGCCCGGAGGGGAACGTCTGCGCAGGCTCAGCGACTTTCTTCAGGGCGAGGTCAAGGCCATGCAGCTACCCGAGGTCGAACGCCTGGGCTGA
- a CDS encoding xanthine phosphoribosyltransferase — protein sequence MEALHQKIRELGIVLSDQVLKVDAFLNHQIDPQLMKLIGDEFAALFKDSGITKIVTIEASGIAPAIMTGLNLGVPVIFARKQQSLTLTENLLTATVYSFTKKTESTVAISPRHLTSSDRVLIIDDFLANGKASQALISIIKQAGATVAGLGIVIEKSFQGGRAELDAQGYRVESLARVKSLAGGVVTFID from the coding sequence ATGGAAGCCCTGCACCAGAAAATCCGCGAGCTAGGCATCGTGCTGTCCGACCAGGTCCTGAAGGTCGATGCGTTTCTCAACCACCAGATCGACCCGCAGTTGATGAAGCTGATCGGCGATGAGTTTGCCGCGCTGTTCAAGGATTCGGGCATCACCAAGATCGTCACCATCGAAGCCTCGGGCATTGCCCCGGCGATCATGACCGGGCTGAACCTTGGCGTGCCGGTGATCTTCGCTCGCAAGCAACAGTCCCTGACCCTGACGGAAAACCTGCTGACGGCCACCGTATATTCGTTCACCAAGAAGACCGAAAGCACCGTTGCCATCAGCCCGCGTCACCTGACCAGCAGTGATCGGGTATTGATCATTGATGACTTCCTGGCCAACGGCAAAGCCTCCCAGGCGCTGATCTCCATCATCAAGCAGGCCGGCGCCACCGTTGCCGGGCTGGGGATCGTGATCGAGAAGTCGTTCCAGGGCGGCCGCGCGGAGCTGGACGCCCAAGGCTATCGCGTCGAGTCGCTGGCTCGGGTGAAGTCGTTGGCGGGTGGGGTCGTGACCTTTATCGACTGA